Proteins found in one Salvelinus alpinus chromosome 11, SLU_Salpinus.1, whole genome shotgun sequence genomic segment:
- the LOC139534361 gene encoding kinesin light chain 2-like isoform X2, giving the protein MVYPRSEEALERLTQDEIVLNTKAVMQGLETLRGEHAQLLTSLLDCTQPPAAQEKSGLLRKSLEAIELGLGEAQVIIALSGHLSAVESEKQKLRAQVRRLCQENQWLRDELAGTQSKLQCSEQSVAQLEEEKKHLEFMNKIKKFDDDVSPSEEKAAGETSKDSLDDLFPNDDDQGQAQPSGEAAAQQGGYEIPARLRTLHNLVIQYASQGRYEVAVPLCKQALEDLEKTSGHDHPDVATMLNILALVYRDQNKYKEAAHLLNDALAIREKTLGKDHPAVAATLNNLAVLYGKRGKYKEAEPLCKRALEIREKVLGKYHPDVAKQLNNLALLCQNQGKYEEVEYYYRRALEIYQSKLGADDPNVAKTKNNLATCYLKQGKFKDAESLYKEILTRAHEKDFGSVNNDNKPIWMHAEEREESKAKRKDAVPYGEYGSWYKACKVDSPTVNTTLKSLGALYRRQGKLEAAETLEECATKTRKQGIDAINQSKVVELLKDGAPGGGERRQNREGFSGPQRGDCEGDDGAEWNGEGNGSLRRSGSFGKIRDALRRSSEMLVKKLQGSGPQEPCNPGLKDCLRDP; this is encoded by the exons ATGGTGTACCCACGCAGTGAGGAGGCCCTGGAGCGCCTGACCCAGGATGAGATAGTGCTCAACACCAAGGCTGTGATGCAGGGCCTGGAGACCCTCCGCGGGGAGCATGCCCAGCTCCTCACCTCCCTGCTGGACTGCACACAGCCACCTGCTGCCCAGGAGAAGTCAGGCCTGCTGCGTAAGAGCCTTGAGGCCATCGAACTGGGCCTGGGAGAGGCACAG GTGATCATTGCCCTGTCGGGCCACCTGAGTGCGGTTGAGTCTGAGAAGCAGAAGCTGAGAGCCCAGGTCAGACGACTGTGTCAGGAGAACCAGTGGTTACGAGACGAACTGGCAGGAACACAG agcaaGCTGCAGTGTAGTGAGCAGAGTGTTGCCcagctggaggaggagaagaaacacCTGGAGTTCATGAACAAGATCAAGAAGTTTGACGACGACGTGTCTCCGTCTGAGGAGAAGGCTGCGGGCGAGACGTCCAAAGACAGCCTCGACGACCTGTTCCCCAACGACGACGACCAGGGACAAG CCCAGCCCAGCGGCGAGGCTGCGGCCCAGCAGGGTGGCTACGAGATCCCGGCCCGCCTGAGGACCCTCCACAACCTGGTGATCCAGTACGCCTCCCAGGGGAGGTACGAGGTGGCCGTGCCCCTCTGCAAACAGGCCCTGGAGGACCTGGAGAAGACCTCCGGACACGACCACCCCGACGTGGCCACCATGCTCAACATCCTGGCCCTCGTCTACAG GGACCAGAACAAGTACAAAGAGGCAGCCCACCTGCTGAACGATGCCCTGGCCATCAGAGAGAAGACTCTGGGGAAGGACCACCCTGCGGTGGCTGCCACTCTCAACAACCTGGCCGTGCTCTACGGGAAGAGGGGCAAGTACAAGGAGGCTGAGCCCCTCTGTAAGAGAGCCCTGGAGATCAGAGAGAAG GTCCTGGGGAAGTACCACCCTGACGTGGCCAAGCAGCTGAACAACCTGGCCCTGCTGTGTCAGAACCAGGGAAAGTACGAGGAGGTGGAGTATTACTACAGACGAGCCCTGGAGATCTACCAGTCCAAACTAGGAGCTGATGACCCCAACGTAGCCAAGACCAAGAATAACCtg GCTACATGCTACCTCAAACAGGGGAAGTTCAAGGATGCTGAGTCTCTGTACAAAGAGATCCTGACCCGAGCCCACGAGAAGGACTTTGGCTCAGTCAACA ATGACAACAAACCTATCTGGATGCatgcggaggagagagaggagagcaag GCGAAGAGGAAGGATGCTGTGCCCTATGGAGAATATGGGAGCTGGTACAAGGCCTGTAAAGTTGACAG CCCAACGGTCAATACCACCCTGAAGAGCTTGGGGGCGCTGTACCGCAGACAGGGTAAACTAGAGGCAGCTGAGACACTGGAGGAGTGTGCTACCAAGACACGCAAGCAG GGTATAGATGCCATTAACCAGAGTAAGGTGGTGGAGCTCCTGAAGGATGGGGCCCCTGGAGGGGGGGAGCGACGTCAGAACCGGGAGGGTTTTAGTGGTCCCCAGCGGGGGGACTGTGAGGGAGATGATGGAGCAGAGTGGAATGGG GAGGGTAATGGTTCATTGCGTCGGAGCGGCTCCTTCGGGAAGATCCGCGACGCCCTGCGCAGGAGCAGTGAGATGCTGGTGAAGAAACTACAGGGCAGTGGCCCCCAGGAGCCCTGCAACCCAGG cCTTAAAGATTGTCTGCGTGATCCTTAG
- the LOC139534361 gene encoding kinesin light chain 2-like isoform X1, which yields MVYPRSEEALERLTQDEIVLNTKAVMQGLETLRGEHAQLLTSLLDCTQPPAAQEKSGLLRKSLEAIELGLGEAQVIIALSGHLSAVESEKQKLRAQVRRLCQENQWLRDELAGTQSKLQCSEQSVAQLEEEKKHLEFMNKIKKFDDDVSPSEEKAAGETSKDSLDDLFPNDDDQGQAQPSGEAAAQQGGYEIPARLRTLHNLVIQYASQGRYEVAVPLCKQALEDLEKTSGHDHPDVATMLNILALVYRDQNKYKEAAHLLNDALAIREKTLGKDHPAVAATLNNLAVLYGKRGKYKEAEPLCKRALEIREKVLGKYHPDVAKQLNNLALLCQNQGKYEEVEYYYRRALEIYQSKLGADDPNVAKTKNNLATCYLKQGKFKDAESLYKEILTRAHEKDFGSVNNDNKPIWMHAEEREESKAKRKDAVPYGEYGSWYKACKVDSPTVNTTLKSLGALYRRQGKLEAAETLEECATKTRKQGIDAINQSKVVELLKDGAPGGGERRQNREGFSGPQRGDCEGDDGAEWNGEGNGSLRRSGSFGKIRDALRRSSEMLVKKLQGSGPQEPCNPGMTRASSLNFLNKSAEDPSQDANTGLSECRGLSASNVDLSRRSSLIG from the exons ATGGTGTACCCACGCAGTGAGGAGGCCCTGGAGCGCCTGACCCAGGATGAGATAGTGCTCAACACCAAGGCTGTGATGCAGGGCCTGGAGACCCTCCGCGGGGAGCATGCCCAGCTCCTCACCTCCCTGCTGGACTGCACACAGCCACCTGCTGCCCAGGAGAAGTCAGGCCTGCTGCGTAAGAGCCTTGAGGCCATCGAACTGGGCCTGGGAGAGGCACAG GTGATCATTGCCCTGTCGGGCCACCTGAGTGCGGTTGAGTCTGAGAAGCAGAAGCTGAGAGCCCAGGTCAGACGACTGTGTCAGGAGAACCAGTGGTTACGAGACGAACTGGCAGGAACACAG agcaaGCTGCAGTGTAGTGAGCAGAGTGTTGCCcagctggaggaggagaagaaacacCTGGAGTTCATGAACAAGATCAAGAAGTTTGACGACGACGTGTCTCCGTCTGAGGAGAAGGCTGCGGGCGAGACGTCCAAAGACAGCCTCGACGACCTGTTCCCCAACGACGACGACCAGGGACAAG CCCAGCCCAGCGGCGAGGCTGCGGCCCAGCAGGGTGGCTACGAGATCCCGGCCCGCCTGAGGACCCTCCACAACCTGGTGATCCAGTACGCCTCCCAGGGGAGGTACGAGGTGGCCGTGCCCCTCTGCAAACAGGCCCTGGAGGACCTGGAGAAGACCTCCGGACACGACCACCCCGACGTGGCCACCATGCTCAACATCCTGGCCCTCGTCTACAG GGACCAGAACAAGTACAAAGAGGCAGCCCACCTGCTGAACGATGCCCTGGCCATCAGAGAGAAGACTCTGGGGAAGGACCACCCTGCGGTGGCTGCCACTCTCAACAACCTGGCCGTGCTCTACGGGAAGAGGGGCAAGTACAAGGAGGCTGAGCCCCTCTGTAAGAGAGCCCTGGAGATCAGAGAGAAG GTCCTGGGGAAGTACCACCCTGACGTGGCCAAGCAGCTGAACAACCTGGCCCTGCTGTGTCAGAACCAGGGAAAGTACGAGGAGGTGGAGTATTACTACAGACGAGCCCTGGAGATCTACCAGTCCAAACTAGGAGCTGATGACCCCAACGTAGCCAAGACCAAGAATAACCtg GCTACATGCTACCTCAAACAGGGGAAGTTCAAGGATGCTGAGTCTCTGTACAAAGAGATCCTGACCCGAGCCCACGAGAAGGACTTTGGCTCAGTCAACA ATGACAACAAACCTATCTGGATGCatgcggaggagagagaggagagcaag GCGAAGAGGAAGGATGCTGTGCCCTATGGAGAATATGGGAGCTGGTACAAGGCCTGTAAAGTTGACAG CCCAACGGTCAATACCACCCTGAAGAGCTTGGGGGCGCTGTACCGCAGACAGGGTAAACTAGAGGCAGCTGAGACACTGGAGGAGTGTGCTACCAAGACACGCAAGCAG GGTATAGATGCCATTAACCAGAGTAAGGTGGTGGAGCTCCTGAAGGATGGGGCCCCTGGAGGGGGGGAGCGACGTCAGAACCGGGAGGGTTTTAGTGGTCCCCAGCGGGGGGACTGTGAGGGAGATGATGGAGCAGAGTGGAATGGG GAGGGTAATGGTTCATTGCGTCGGAGCGGCTCCTTCGGGAAGATCCGCGACGCCCTGCGCAGGAGCAGTGAGATGCTGGTGAAGAAACTACAGGGCAGTGGCCCCCAGGAGCCCTGCAACCCAGG GATGACGAGAGCGAGCTCTCTCAACTTCCTCAACAAGAGTGCAGAAGACCCCTCACAG gatGCCAACACGGGCCTTTCGGAATGCAGAGGACTGAGCGCCAGCAACGTGGACTTGTCAAGACGCAGCTCCCTGATTGGTTAA
- the LOC139534361 gene encoding kinesin light chain 2-like isoform X3, translating into MVYPRSEEALERLTQDEIVLNTKAVMQGLETLRGEHAQLLTSLLDCTQPPAAQEKSGLLRKSLEAIELGLGEAQVIIALSGHLSAVESEKQKLRAQVRRLCQENQWLRDELAGTQSKLQCSEQSVAQLEEEKKHLEFMNKIKKFDDDVSPSEEKAAGETSKDSLDDLFPNDDDQGQAQPSGEAAAQQGGYEIPARLRTLHNLVIQYASQGRYEVAVPLCKQALEDLEKTSGHDHPDVATMLNILALVYRDQNKYKEAAHLLNDALAIREKTLGKDHPAVAATLNNLAVLYGKRGKYKEAEPLCKRALEIREKVLGKYHPDVAKQLNNLALLCQNQGKYEEVEYYYRRALEIYQSKLGADDPNVAKTKNNLATCYLKQGKFKDAESLYKEILTRAHEKDFGSVNNDNKPIWMHAEEREESKAKRKDAVPYGEYGSWYKACKVDSPTVNTTLKSLGALYRRQGKLEAAETLEECATKTRKQEGNGSLRRSGSFGKIRDALRRSSEMLVKKLQGSGPQEPCNPGMTRASSLNFLNKSAEDPSQDANTGLSECRGLSASNVDLSRRSSLIG; encoded by the exons ATGGTGTACCCACGCAGTGAGGAGGCCCTGGAGCGCCTGACCCAGGATGAGATAGTGCTCAACACCAAGGCTGTGATGCAGGGCCTGGAGACCCTCCGCGGGGAGCATGCCCAGCTCCTCACCTCCCTGCTGGACTGCACACAGCCACCTGCTGCCCAGGAGAAGTCAGGCCTGCTGCGTAAGAGCCTTGAGGCCATCGAACTGGGCCTGGGAGAGGCACAG GTGATCATTGCCCTGTCGGGCCACCTGAGTGCGGTTGAGTCTGAGAAGCAGAAGCTGAGAGCCCAGGTCAGACGACTGTGTCAGGAGAACCAGTGGTTACGAGACGAACTGGCAGGAACACAG agcaaGCTGCAGTGTAGTGAGCAGAGTGTTGCCcagctggaggaggagaagaaacacCTGGAGTTCATGAACAAGATCAAGAAGTTTGACGACGACGTGTCTCCGTCTGAGGAGAAGGCTGCGGGCGAGACGTCCAAAGACAGCCTCGACGACCTGTTCCCCAACGACGACGACCAGGGACAAG CCCAGCCCAGCGGCGAGGCTGCGGCCCAGCAGGGTGGCTACGAGATCCCGGCCCGCCTGAGGACCCTCCACAACCTGGTGATCCAGTACGCCTCCCAGGGGAGGTACGAGGTGGCCGTGCCCCTCTGCAAACAGGCCCTGGAGGACCTGGAGAAGACCTCCGGACACGACCACCCCGACGTGGCCACCATGCTCAACATCCTGGCCCTCGTCTACAG GGACCAGAACAAGTACAAAGAGGCAGCCCACCTGCTGAACGATGCCCTGGCCATCAGAGAGAAGACTCTGGGGAAGGACCACCCTGCGGTGGCTGCCACTCTCAACAACCTGGCCGTGCTCTACGGGAAGAGGGGCAAGTACAAGGAGGCTGAGCCCCTCTGTAAGAGAGCCCTGGAGATCAGAGAGAAG GTCCTGGGGAAGTACCACCCTGACGTGGCCAAGCAGCTGAACAACCTGGCCCTGCTGTGTCAGAACCAGGGAAAGTACGAGGAGGTGGAGTATTACTACAGACGAGCCCTGGAGATCTACCAGTCCAAACTAGGAGCTGATGACCCCAACGTAGCCAAGACCAAGAATAACCtg GCTACATGCTACCTCAAACAGGGGAAGTTCAAGGATGCTGAGTCTCTGTACAAAGAGATCCTGACCCGAGCCCACGAGAAGGACTTTGGCTCAGTCAACA ATGACAACAAACCTATCTGGATGCatgcggaggagagagaggagagcaag GCGAAGAGGAAGGATGCTGTGCCCTATGGAGAATATGGGAGCTGGTACAAGGCCTGTAAAGTTGACAG CCCAACGGTCAATACCACCCTGAAGAGCTTGGGGGCGCTGTACCGCAGACAGGGTAAACTAGAGGCAGCTGAGACACTGGAGGAGTGTGCTACCAAGACACGCAAGCAG GAGGGTAATGGTTCATTGCGTCGGAGCGGCTCCTTCGGGAAGATCCGCGACGCCCTGCGCAGGAGCAGTGAGATGCTGGTGAAGAAACTACAGGGCAGTGGCCCCCAGGAGCCCTGCAACCCAGG GATGACGAGAGCGAGCTCTCTCAACTTCCTCAACAAGAGTGCAGAAGACCCCTCACAG gatGCCAACACGGGCCTTTCGGAATGCAGAGGACTGAGCGCCAGCAACGTGGACTTGTCAAGACGCAGCTCCCTGATTGGTTAA